From the genome of Candidatus Promineifilum breve, one region includes:
- a CDS encoding IS110 family RNA-guided transposase, whose product MSDTYSFLGIDIAKATFEAVLQVGPRQNSRGFDNDPADFRALSRWLDKNGAGRVWAVQEATGRYGEALAHYLSQQGHAVSVVNPARIKAYGASKLRRAKTDRLDAALILDFGRTQRPALWTPPTAEQQELCALVRRVADVQHMHQQERNRLTAGSHPPIVQASLQAILAVLEAQIVALQKAIEAHLQAHPALRHTCQLLRSIPGIGLLTAVRLMVELPNIHAFDNPRQLVAHAGLAPSVCQSGTSVYGRGHTSRKGNAVLRAQLYMPALVALRHNPVIQAMQQRLQRAGKPKMVIVVAAMRKLLHLAFGVLKSGRPFDPAFALSPALGT is encoded by the coding sequence ATGTCAGACACCTATTCCTTTCTGGGCATCGACATCGCCAAGGCCACGTTCGAGGCCGTGTTACAGGTCGGGCCACGGCAGAACAGCCGCGGCTTTGACAACGACCCGGCCGACTTTCGAGCGCTGAGCCGCTGGCTGGACAAAAACGGGGCCGGCCGAGTGTGGGCGGTCCAGGAGGCCACCGGGCGATACGGTGAGGCCCTGGCCCACTACCTGAGCCAACAAGGCCACGCCGTTTCGGTCGTCAATCCGGCGCGCATCAAAGCCTATGGTGCGTCCAAGCTCCGGCGGGCCAAGACCGACCGGCTGGATGCCGCCCTCATCCTGGATTTTGGCCGCACCCAGCGCCCTGCCCTCTGGACGCCGCCCACAGCCGAACAGCAGGAGCTGTGCGCCCTCGTGCGGCGCGTGGCCGACGTGCAACACATGCATCAGCAGGAGCGCAATCGCCTGACCGCCGGTTCTCATCCGCCCATCGTTCAGGCCAGCCTGCAAGCCATCCTGGCCGTGCTCGAGGCCCAGATCGTGGCGTTGCAAAAGGCCATTGAGGCCCATCTGCAGGCCCATCCCGCTCTGCGCCACACCTGCCAACTGCTGCGTTCCATCCCCGGCATCGGTCTGTTGACCGCCGTCCGCTTGATGGTCGAGTTGCCCAACATCCACGCCTTCGACAACCCCAGGCAACTGGTGGCCCATGCCGGCCTGGCTCCGTCCGTTTGCCAATCCGGCACATCGGTCTATGGGCGCGGCCACACCTCCCGCAAGGGCAATGCTGTCCTGCGCGCGCAGTTGTACATGCCCGCGCTGGTTGCCCTGCGCCACAATCCTGTCATCCAGGCCATGCAGCAGCGCCTGCAGCGCGCCGGCAAACCCAAAATGGTCATCGTCGTCGCCGCCATGCGCAAGCTGCTCCATCTGGCCTTCGGCGTCCTTAAGTCCGGCCGCCCCTTTGACCCGGCTTTTGCCCTTTCGCCTGCTCTGGGTACTTGA
- a CDS encoding IS5 family transposase, translating into MARKAYPSDVSDEEWAFTVGYLTLMTEDAPQREYALREVFNGLRWLIRAGAPWRMMPNDLPPWAVVYQQTQRWLKAGVFESMAHDLRALLRLADGRKSQPTAAIMDSRTLQSTPESGARAGYDGAKRRKGSKVHMAVDTLGHLLTLHVTPANQQDRDQVGQLAQQIQAITEESVELVFVDQGYTGDEPAEVALAHGIRLEVVKLPEAKKGFVLLPRRWVVERSFGWAARFRRLARDYERLPDTLAGLHYLAFVILMLHRVVTLVSYSS; encoded by the coding sequence ATGGCACGGAAAGCATATCCCAGTGATGTCAGCGATGAAGAGTGGGCTTTTACCGTGGGGTATCTGACATTGATGACCGAAGACGCGCCGCAACGCGAGTACGCCCTGCGGGAAGTCTTCAATGGGCTGCGTTGGCTCATCCGGGCCGGCGCGCCGTGGCGCATGATGCCCAACGACCTGCCGCCGTGGGCCGTGGTCTACCAGCAAACGCAGCGCTGGTTGAAGGCCGGGGTATTCGAGAGCATGGCCCATGACCTGCGGGCTTTGCTGCGACTGGCCGATGGCCGGAAGAGCCAGCCGACGGCGGCGATTATGGATAGTCGGACGTTGCAATCGACGCCGGAGAGTGGCGCACGCGCCGGCTATGATGGGGCCAAACGGCGCAAGGGCAGCAAGGTTCACATGGCGGTGGACACGCTCGGACACCTGTTGACCTTGCACGTCACCCCGGCCAACCAACAAGACCGCGACCAGGTCGGTCAACTGGCACAGCAGATTCAGGCTATCACCGAGGAGTCCGTTGAGCTTGTCTTTGTCGACCAGGGTTACACCGGTGACGAGCCGGCTGAGGTGGCCCTGGCCCACGGTATTCGCCTGGAGGTCGTTAAGCTGCCGGAAGCCAAGAAAGGCTTCGTCCTGCTGCCGCGCCGCTGGGTGGTCGAACGCAGTTTCGGCTGGGCGGCTCGCTTCCGTCGTCTGGCCCGAGACTACGAACGACTGCCTGATACGCTGGCTGGTCTGCATTACCTGGCCTTTGTTATCCTGATGCTTCATCGCGTCGTTACTCTGGTGTCCTATAGTTCATAA
- a CDS encoding dihydrofolate reductase family protein, protein MRPLLYSINITLDGCFDHRVGIVDEALHRHAAENIARADALLFGRVTYEMMAAAWRAPAPPGAWPAWMAEWMIPFARTIDAAKKYVVSSTLDRVDWNAEIVRGDLGDAVRKLKAEPGNGLFVGGEKLALSLTELGLIDEYEFIVHPRLVGHGPTLFAGLTQVVDLELVDRIEFASGAVAMRYRNRVFS, encoded by the coding sequence ATGCGACCACTTCTATATTCTATCAATATCACCCTGGACGGCTGCTTCGATCATCGGGTGGGCATCGTCGATGAAGCGTTGCACCGTCACGCGGCCGAGAACATCGCGCGGGCCGATGCGCTGCTCTTTGGTCGGGTGACCTACGAAATGATGGCAGCGGCCTGGCGGGCGCCGGCCCCGCCGGGCGCATGGCCGGCGTGGATGGCCGAGTGGATGATCCCCTTCGCCCGGACAATCGACGCGGCCAAGAAGTACGTCGTGTCCAGCACCCTGGATCGGGTCGATTGGAACGCGGAGATCGTGCGTGGCGACCTGGGAGATGCCGTCCGGAAGCTCAAGGCGGAGCCGGGCAATGGTTTGTTCGTGGGCGGCGAGAAGCTGGCGCTGTCGTTGACGGAGTTGGGCTTGATCGATGAGTACGAGTTCATCGTCCATCCCCGATTGGTGGGCCACGGCCCGACGTTGTTCGCGGGGCTAACGCAGGTTGTCGATTTGGAACTGGTGGACCGGATTGAGTTCGCCTCGGGGGCCGTGGCGATGCGCTATCGAAACCGAGTTTTTTCCTGA
- a CDS encoding DUF2200 domain-containing protein: protein MNQETPTKKHRIYTMPFARVYPEYVNKAERKGRTKAEVDEIIGWLMGYSQAELDAQLANQTDVETFVAQAPRLNPARAMIKGTVCGVRVEDIAEPTMREIRYLDKLIDELAKGKAMEKILRQEV, encoded by the coding sequence ATGAACCAAGAAACCCCCACCAAAAAACACCGCATCTATACCATGCCCTTCGCCCGCGTCTATCCCGAGTACGTGAACAAGGCCGAGCGCAAGGGGCGCACCAAGGCCGAAGTCGATGAGATCATCGGCTGGCTGATGGGCTACTCTCAGGCCGAGTTGGACGCCCAACTGGCCAACCAGACCGACGTGGAGACCTTTGTGGCCCAGGCGCCGCGCCTGAACCCGGCGCGAGCCATGATCAAGGGCACGGTCTGCGGCGTCCGCGTGGAGGACATCGCCGAACCCACCATGCGCGAGATTCGCTATCTGGATAAGCTGATCGATGAGTTGGCCAAGGGCAAGGCGATGGAGAAGATTCTGCGGCAGGAAGTATGA
- a CDS encoding McrC family protein, with the protein MMPSSTTTPEPRLIHLRESETLTAVPLSPTTAAALRATYRDGQLRVAPSWSPGGYDLSAGPYVGSIAIDGDPALRILIAPKVPIANLFYMLTYAHELPDFGDQLAPLTAGEALFDFIVRIFLGQVDDLVRRGIHRGYVDVEESGARLRGRLLLAQQVRRGPVAVGFQQRVNEFTADVLENRILRAALALLARARFGDADLGPRARRTLAAFAEVAPAAITPAECDGVVYTRLTERYRSPINLARLFLRYLSLEGRAGATPFATFLVPMYRLFELFVARLLAEAAATQPRYQVAAQAPIWLDEARRLAGRPDIVLRRDGRDTLVLDTKYKVYGDKPTPADVHQMVTYCHTLGVGRGLLVYPGDTPLTDDHVLRAGVRLEMRALSLNGSLADFRENCRRFVGEVLGSGG; encoded by the coding sequence ATGATGCCATCCTCGACGACCACGCCCGAACCGCGCCTCATCCACCTGCGGGAAAGCGAAACCCTAACCGCCGTCCCCCTCTCCCCCACCACCGCCGCCGCCCTCCGCGCCACCTACCGCGACGGCCAATTGCGCGTGGCCCCCTCGTGGTCGCCGGGCGGTTATGACCTGAGCGCCGGGCCCTACGTCGGCTCCATCGCCATTGACGGCGATCCCGCGCTGCGCATCCTCATCGCGCCGAAAGTGCCCATCGCCAACCTGTTCTACATGCTGACCTATGCCCACGAACTGCCCGATTTCGGCGACCAGTTAGCCCCCTTGACGGCCGGCGAGGCATTGTTCGATTTCATCGTGCGCATCTTTCTCGGCCAGGTGGACGACCTCGTGCGGCGGGGCATCCATCGCGGCTACGTCGATGTCGAGGAGAGCGGGGCGCGGCTGCGCGGGCGGCTGCTGCTGGCCCAACAGGTGCGGCGCGGCCCGGTGGCCGTCGGCTTCCAGCAGCGGGTCAACGAGTTCACCGCCGACGTGCTGGAGAACCGCATCCTGCGCGCGGCGTTGGCCCTGCTGGCCCGGGCGCGCTTTGGCGATGCCGACCTGGGGCCGCGCGCCCGCCGGACGCTGGCCGCTTTCGCTGAGGTCGCGCCGGCGGCCATCACCCCGGCCGAATGCGACGGCGTGGTCTACACCCGCCTGACCGAGCGCTACCGGTCGCCCATCAATCTGGCCCGGCTGTTTCTGCGCTATCTGTCGCTGGAAGGGCGGGCCGGGGCCACGCCGTTTGCTACCTTCCTCGTGCCCATGTACCGGCTGTTCGAGTTGTTCGTGGCCCGGCTGTTGGCCGAGGCGGCGGCGACCCAGCCCCGCTATCAGGTGGCGGCCCAGGCCCCCATCTGGCTCGACGAGGCGCGGCGGCTGGCGGGGCGGCCCGACATCGTGCTGCGCCGCGACGGCCGCGACACGCTGGTGCTCGACACCAAGTACAAGGTCTATGGGGACAAGCCGACCCCGGCCGACGTGCATCAGATGGTGACCTATTGCCACACCCTGGGCGTCGGCCGCGGCCTGCTGGTCTATCCCGGCGATACGCCGCTGACCGACGACCACGTGCTGCGCGCCGGGGTGCGGCTGGAGATGCGCGCGCTGTCGCTCAATGGGTCGTTGGCGGATTTTCGGGAGAATTGCCGGCGGTTTGTGGGGGAGGTGTTGGGGAGTGGCGGGTAG
- a CDS encoding restriction endonuclease subunit S, with translation MSKFPIVPFAHLFERVERKVILEDTVTYQRIGVRWYGLGAFIRDSELGMNISRKQQWVVESGDVIYNKLFAWKGSFAIAGADVHGQIASDKFPTYRHDPEQLDLGYLRYYFQTPSIAKQAENLSKGAAAISKLTLNPPQFWDLTIPLPPLVEQQRIVARIEALAGKIAAARRLREEATTETHLLLENLIDTAFEEIHHPAYPLRHLTTKIGSGSTPRGGKEVYAESGVPLIRSLNVRMRTFQWDGIAFISDDVHQQMAGTQVEPNDVLLNITGASIGRVSCAPNVPTANVTQHVMIIRPTQTLNNRYLMYWLSRPSMQNSINEQQKGATRQAITKSQVAQFEIPLPPIDEQIKIVNQLDNYQSQIQLVQLEQTQTNQELDALLPAILDRAFKGAL, from the coding sequence GTGAGTAAGTTTCCAATCGTACCGTTTGCTCACTTGTTTGAACGGGTCGAACGTAAGGTTATCCTAGAAGATACGGTAACGTATCAACGAATAGGTGTGCGCTGGTATGGTCTTGGAGCGTTTATCCGCGATAGTGAATTGGGGATGAATATCAGCCGAAAGCAGCAGTGGGTAGTTGAATCCGGGGATGTGATCTACAACAAGTTATTTGCCTGGAAGGGATCATTTGCCATTGCAGGAGCAGACGTGCATGGGCAGATTGCTTCCGACAAGTTTCCCACTTATCGGCATGACCCTGAACAACTCGATCTCGGTTATCTTCGTTACTATTTTCAAACTCCATCGATCGCCAAACAAGCGGAGAACCTGTCAAAGGGCGCTGCGGCTATCAGTAAGCTGACGTTGAATCCTCCCCAATTCTGGGACTTGACCATCCCTCTCCCACCCCTGGTCGAGCAACAACGCATCGTGGCCCGCATCGAGGCGTTGGCGGGCAAGATCGCGGCGGCGCGGCGGTTGCGGGAGGAGGCGACCACGGAGACCCACTTGCTGCTCGAAAACTTGATTGACACTGCCTTTGAGGAAATTCATCATCCAGCTTATCCCCTCAGACACCTCACGACTAAGATAGGCAGTGGCTCAACCCCTAGGGGAGGGAAGGAGGTATACGCGGAAAGCGGGGTTCCCTTGATTCGTAGCCTAAACGTCCGCATGCGTACATTCCAATGGGATGGGATTGCGTTTATTAGCGATGATGTTCATCAACAAATGGCTGGAACGCAGGTGGAACCTAATGATGTTCTGTTGAATATCACGGGTGCTTCGATAGGACGTGTATCCTGTGCGCCGAATGTCCCAACCGCCAATGTAACCCAGCATGTTATGATTATTCGGCCCACCCAAACGCTTAACAATCGGTATTTGATGTATTGGCTAAGTCGTCCTAGTATGCAAAATTCTATCAATGAGCAGCAAAAGGGAGCGACGAGACAGGCTATTACCAAATCACAAGTGGCGCAATTCGAGATACCCTTGCCCCCAATCGACGAGCAAATAAAGATTGTCAACCAACTGGATAATTATCAGAGTCAGATTCAATTGGTGCAATTAGAACAGACCCAAACCAACCAGGAACTCGACGCCCTCCTGCCCGCCATCCTCGACCGGGCGTTCAAAGGGGCGTTGTAG
- a CDS encoding type I restriction-modification system subunit M, whose protein sequence is MTTTTSKSRLSSIIKSARDIMRKDAGLSGELDRLPQLSWLLFLKFLDDMERVRETEAAFGQAGHAAHDPVLEAPYRWRDWAADANYGLTGDELLAFVNGQLLPHLRQLRGSESRLVVRELFGEIDNRMRSGYLLRDVVNLIDGVHFTSQDEVFTLSHLYESMLAQMRDASGDSGEIYTPRPVVRLIVECVRPRLGQTVLDPAAGTGGFLAQAYDYLGAQKQRAEDERVLQEETLSGIEKKPLPYLLGMMNLMLHGLRNPRIRHGNALVRPLKDIGPKDRYDVIMTNPPFGGEEEAGIQLNFPEATRTAETALLFLQFIMRSLRPLGRVGMVVPNGTLFADGVAARIKAQLLADFNLHTIVRLPNGVFAPYTSIPTNLLFFDRTGPTTDIWYYEHPLPEGRKNYTKTKPLAYEEFAPLLAWWDDRQANDRAWRVAAADLIRRDERGNVVAVNLDQKNPNAAEDLAHMAPEELVESILTKEHEIVELLRSIRSELQS, encoded by the coding sequence ATGACGACTACCACCTCCAAATCCCGCCTCTCTTCGATCATCAAATCCGCCCGCGACATCATGCGTAAGGACGCCGGTCTCAGCGGCGAACTGGACCGCCTGCCGCAACTGTCGTGGCTGCTGTTCCTGAAGTTTCTGGACGACATGGAGCGCGTGCGCGAGACCGAAGCCGCCTTCGGCCAGGCCGGCCACGCGGCCCACGATCCGGTGCTCGAAGCCCCCTACCGCTGGCGCGATTGGGCCGCCGATGCCAACTACGGCCTGACCGGCGATGAGTTGCTGGCCTTCGTCAACGGCCAACTGCTGCCCCACCTGCGCCAGTTGCGCGGCAGCGAGTCGCGCCTGGTCGTGCGCGAGCTATTCGGCGAGATCGACAACCGTATGCGCTCCGGCTATCTGCTGCGCGACGTGGTCAACCTGATCGACGGCGTCCACTTCACTTCGCAGGATGAGGTCTTCACCCTGTCCCATCTGTACGAGTCGATGCTGGCCCAGATGCGCGACGCCAGCGGCGATTCGGGCGAAATCTACACGCCGCGGCCGGTGGTGCGGCTCATCGTCGAGTGCGTCCGGCCGCGGCTGGGCCAGACGGTGCTCGACCCGGCGGCGGGCACGGGCGGCTTTCTGGCCCAGGCCTACGACTATCTGGGGGCGCAGAAGCAGCGGGCCGAGGACGAGCGCGTGTTGCAGGAGGAGACGCTGAGCGGCATCGAGAAGAAGCCCCTGCCCTATCTGCTGGGTATGATGAACCTGATGCTCCACGGTCTGCGCAACCCGCGCATCCGCCACGGCAACGCCCTCGTCCGGCCGCTGAAGGACATCGGGCCGAAAGACCGCTATGATGTGATCATGACCAACCCGCCCTTCGGCGGCGAGGAAGAGGCCGGCATCCAGCTCAACTTTCCCGAGGCCACGCGCACGGCCGAGACGGCGCTGCTGTTTCTGCAATTCATCATGCGCTCGCTGCGGCCGCTGGGACGGGTGGGCATGGTCGTGCCCAACGGCACGCTCTTCGCCGACGGCGTGGCGGCGCGCATCAAGGCCCAACTGCTGGCCGATTTCAATCTCCACACCATTGTCCGCCTGCCCAACGGCGTCTTTGCTCCCTATACCAGCATCCCCACCAACCTGCTGTTCTTCGACCGCACGGGGCCGACGACCGACATCTGGTATTACGAGCACCCCCTGCCGGAGGGGCGCAAGAACTACACCAAAACCAAGCCGCTGGCCTATGAGGAGTTCGCGCCGCTGCTGGCCTGGTGGGACGACCGGCAGGCCAACGACCGCGCCTGGCGCGTGGCCGCCGCCGACCTCATCCGCCGCGACGAACGGGGCAACGTGGTGGCCGTCAACCTCGACCAGAAGAACCCCAACGCCGCCGAAGATTTGGCGCATATGGCGCCGGAGGAGTTGGTGGAGAGTATCCTGACAAAAGAACATGAGATTGTTGAATTGTTGCGATCTATTCGTTCGGAGTTGCAATCGTGA
- the hsdR gene encoding EcoAI/FtnUII family type I restriction enzme subunit R produces the protein MSEADTCRTYILPNLYAAGWRDDQIREQVTITDGRVTPVGRKRHSRGPRLRPDYILDLRPFYPIAVVEAKDDYKEPDDGLQQAMAYALRLGVSFAYGSNGRGIVEHDFLTGVESRLDRFPTPEQLWARLRGELRLADDRDAADALAAYYEEVGGKTPRYYQQIAINRAVEAVITGRRRILITMATGTGKTFVAFQLIWRLWKAKRKKRILYLADRNFLVDQAKDQTFAPMGDAMVKLSGRRVVKSREMYFALYQALYNPDGGSLYEKYPRDFFDLIIVDECHRGSARDDSSWRQILDYFSDATQIGLTATPRRIDNADTYAYFGDPVYTYSLAEGIDDGFLAPYRVQRIIPSSDALGVLIEDGDRDRFGREIPPGLYGTADFERVLSVLSRTRAVAHHLTEYLKRTGRMDKTIVFCVDQEHAAQMRYELARLNADLMRVYPDYVARVVSDEGHYGRGHLDHFQDPEKETPVIVTSSQMLTTGVDAPTVHNIVLFRAIGSIVEFKQIIGRGTRLSPDNDKFFFTILDYTGATQLFFDPDFDGFPETTHVSTMDATGNELSNDPVDDPTAAPEPPAFAEPGAIDPGDATTGPAEPRKFYIEGGEVYIVAEQVFELDSEGNTLRTVSFTDFAREQVRRLAPTADHLRLIWSQAEQRAEIVAALHKRGITLEDLAERAGRPEADAVDLLLHVAYNAPLLTRRERAEKLRQTGANFFNTYEPAARAILDDLLDKYADFGSGQFDNLAEVLRVPPFSAYGNALEIANRFGGAEQMTAAVRRMQQLLYE, from the coding sequence ATGTCTGAAGCTGATACCTGTCGCACCTATATTCTACCCAATCTCTATGCCGCCGGTTGGCGCGATGATCAAATCCGCGAGCAGGTCACCATCACCGACGGCCGCGTCACGCCAGTGGGCCGCAAGCGACACAGCCGCGGCCCGCGCCTGCGGCCGGACTACATCCTCGACCTGCGGCCGTTCTATCCCATCGCCGTCGTCGAGGCCAAGGACGACTACAAGGAGCCGGACGACGGCTTGCAGCAGGCGATGGCATATGCCTTGCGCCTGGGCGTGAGCTTTGCCTATGGCAGCAACGGCCGCGGCATCGTTGAGCACGATTTCCTGACCGGCGTCGAGAGCCGGCTCGACCGTTTCCCCACCCCGGAGCAACTGTGGGCGCGGCTGCGCGGCGAGTTGCGGCTGGCGGACGACCGCGACGCGGCCGACGCCCTGGCCGCCTATTACGAAGAAGTCGGCGGCAAGACGCCGCGCTATTACCAGCAGATCGCCATCAATCGCGCCGTGGAAGCGGTCATCACCGGCCGCCGCCGCATCCTGATCACCATGGCCACCGGCACGGGCAAGACCTTCGTCGCCTTCCAGCTCATCTGGCGGCTCTGGAAGGCCAAGCGCAAGAAGCGCATCCTCTACCTGGCCGACCGCAATTTCCTGGTCGACCAGGCCAAGGATCAGACCTTCGCCCCCATGGGCGATGCGATGGTCAAGCTGAGCGGGCGGCGGGTGGTCAAAAGCCGCGAGATGTATTTCGCCCTCTATCAGGCGCTCTATAACCCCGACGGCGGCAGCCTGTATGAGAAGTACCCGCGCGACTTCTTCGACCTGATCATTGTCGATGAGTGCCATCGCGGCAGCGCCCGCGACGACAGCAGTTGGCGGCAAATCCTGGATTACTTCAGCGACGCCACCCAAATCGGCCTGACCGCCACGCCGCGCCGCATCGATAACGCCGACACCTACGCCTATTTCGGCGACCCGGTCTACACCTACAGCCTGGCCGAGGGCATCGACGACGGCTTTCTGGCCCCCTACCGCGTCCAGCGCATCATTCCCAGCAGCGACGCGCTGGGCGTTCTGATCGAGGACGGCGACCGCGACCGCTTCGGCCGTGAGATCCCGCCCGGCCTCTATGGCACGGCCGATTTCGAGCGCGTCCTGTCCGTCCTCAGCCGCACCCGCGCCGTGGCCCACCATCTGACCGAGTATCTGAAGCGTACCGGCCGCATGGACAAAACCATCGTCTTTTGTGTCGATCAGGAACACGCCGCGCAAATGCGCTACGAACTGGCCCGGCTCAACGCCGATCTGATGCGCGTCTATCCCGATTACGTCGCCCGCGTCGTCAGCGACGAGGGCCACTACGGCCGCGGCCACCTCGATCATTTCCAGGACCCGGAGAAAGAGACGCCGGTCATCGTCACCAGTTCACAGATGCTGACCACCGGCGTCGACGCGCCCACCGTCCACAACATCGTCCTCTTTCGCGCCATCGGTTCCATCGTCGAGTTCAAGCAGATCATCGGCCGCGGCACACGCCTCAGCCCCGACAACGACAAATTCTTCTTCACCATCCTCGATTACACCGGGGCCACCCAACTGTTCTTTGACCCCGACTTCGACGGCTTCCCGGAGACGACCCACGTCTCCACCATGGACGCCACCGGCAACGAGCTATCCAACGACCCGGTCGATGACCCGACGGCCGCGCCGGAGCCGCCGGCCTTCGCCGAACCCGGCGCAATCGACCCGGGCGACGCGACCACCGGCCCGGCCGAACCGCGCAAGTTCTACATCGAGGGCGGCGAGGTCTACATCGTCGCCGAGCAGGTCTTCGAGTTGGACAGCGAGGGCAACACCCTGCGCACGGTCAGCTTCACCGACTTCGCCCGCGAGCAGGTGCGCCGGCTGGCCCCCACGGCCGATCACCTGCGCCTCATCTGGTCGCAGGCCGAGCAGCGGGCCGAGATCGTCGCCGCGCTGCACAAGCGCGGCATCACGCTGGAAGATTTGGCTGAGCGCGCCGGCCGCCCCGAAGCCGACGCCGTCGATCTGCTGCTCCACGTGGCCTACAACGCCCCGCTGCTGACCCGGCGCGAGCGGGCCGAGAAGCTGCGCCAGACCGGGGCCAATTTCTTCAACACCTACGAACCGGCGGCGCGGGCCATCCTCGACGACCTGCTGGACAAGTACGCCGATTTCGGCAGCGGCCAGTTCGACAATCTGGCCGAGGTCTTGCGCGTGCCGCCCTTCAGCGCCTACGGCAACGCCCTGGAGATCGCCAACCGCTTCGGCGGCGCGGAACAGATGACCGCCGCCGTGCGCCGGATGCAGCAGTTGCTTTATGAATAG
- a CDS encoding MOSC domain-containing protein, with protein sequence MAHLSSIVYQPRDLTYEPGATDFIRLPLARVELVAGQGLRGDRKAGRNPDRQVNILSAEWLATAAARGYRTAPGQFGEQLILTGLDVVALPPGARLRLGAAAVLEIVKGRNGCTRLEAAQGQTIAGLGPIGVLARVVEGGEIGVGDEVAVEDNLLVETETENRPVIA encoded by the coding sequence ATGGCCCACCTCAGCAGCATCGTCTACCAACCGCGCGACCTCACCTACGAACCGGGCGCAACCGACTTCATCCGCCTGCCACTGGCGCGGGTCGAACTGGTGGCCGGCCAAGGGCTGCGCGGCGACCGCAAGGCCGGGCGCAACCCCGACCGGCAAGTGAACATCCTATCGGCCGAGTGGCTGGCAACGGCGGCGGCGCGCGGCTATCGCACCGCGCCCGGCCAGTTCGGCGAGCAACTCATCCTCACCGGGCTGGACGTGGTGGCCCTGCCGCCGGGGGCGCGGCTGCGGCTGGGGGCGGCGGCCGTGCTGGAGATCGTCAAGGGGCGCAACGGCTGCACGCGGCTGGAAGCGGCCCAGGGGCAGACGATCGCCGGGCTGGGGCCGATTGGGGTGCTGGCGCGGGTGGTGGAAGGTGGGGAGATTGGGGTGGGGGATGAGGTTGCCGTTGAAGACAACCTGCTGGTTGAGACGGAAACAGAGAACCGGCCGGTGATTGCGTGA
- a CDS encoding TspO/MBR family protein: MSNKTRSILTLVVLILGVIAANYLGFRMNTDTGDIANQTFDNTNYFFPATYVFTTIWPVIYAGLVGLAIYQALPANRDNPRFRAAAPWLMLNIFLNALWVWVFGQEAFVSTVPIMLVLVFTTVMIYRKLEIGRAPVGRWERILQIPISIYLAWLSIATVANIASALIAAGWNGFGLSAEVWALVMLLVGAGLAVFLYRGLGRDVVIPLTFIYAYVGVIVRYYDVPLVLVGAIIGAVILAGLSVLHFRQGGSYALGITN, translated from the coding sequence ATGTCCAACAAAACCCGCAGTATCTTGACCTTAGTCGTCCTCATCCTCGGCGTCATCGCCGCCAACTATCTGGGCTTTCGGATGAACACCGACACCGGCGACATCGCCAACCAGACCTTCGACAACACCAACTACTTCTTCCCGGCCACCTACGTCTTCACCACCATCTGGCCGGTCATCTACGCCGGGCTGGTGGGGCTGGCCATCTATCAGGCGCTGCCGGCCAACCGCGACAACCCGCGCTTCCGCGCCGCCGCGCCGTGGCTGATGCTCAACATCTTCCTCAACGCTCTGTGGGTGTGGGTCTTCGGCCAGGAGGCGTTTGTGTCCACCGTGCCGATCATGCTGGTGCTGGTCTTTACCACGGTGATGATCTACCGCAAGCTTGAGATCGGCCGCGCCCCGGTCGGCCGCTGGGAGCGCATTCTGCAAATCCCGATCAGCATCTATCTGGCCTGGCTCAGCATCGCCACCGTGGCCAACATCGCTTCGGCCCTCATCGCCGCCGGCTGGAACGGCTTCGGCCTCAGCGCCGAGGTGTGGGCGCTGGTCATGCTGCTGGTCGGCGCGGGGCTGGCCGTTTTCCTCTATCGCGGTCTGGGGCGCGACGTGGTCATCCCCCTGACCTTCATCTACGCCTACGTGGGCGTCATCGTGCGCTACTATGACGTGCCGCTGGTGCTGGTGGGGGCCATCATCGGCGCGGTCATCCTGGCGGGGTTGTCGGTGCTCCACTTCCGGCAAGGGGGGAGCTACGCATTGGGAATTACGAATTAG